Proteins from a single region of Phycisphaeraceae bacterium D3-23:
- a CDS encoding DMT family transporter has product MLDTTHALFGLGAAATAAMFWAGGTVMYRRIGRVLPPVRMNLTKNILATTLLGIVVGSMWVMSPEEGQPFALALPLMGLLLLSGVVGIGIGDTCFFAALNRIGARRTLLLFMLAPVATAALAWPILGESVGLWQSAGIAITVGGVVWVIAERNHTTSDGHVDALGIGFALAAALCQAGGALMTRYVFDHGDIAAAPSAIVRIVAGSAVLVLMLPLDKLLPEAGGSAENHPKRPSVKRTWLLVCCAMFLGTFLGIWLQQVAFKSDAKVGVAQTLLSTSPLFVLPIVLFLGERVTWRAAVGAAISIIGVAVLFLRSAQ; this is encoded by the coding sequence ATGCTCGACACGACCCACGCACTCTTCGGCCTCGGCGCGGCCGCCACCGCCGCGATGTTCTGGGCCGGCGGGACCGTCATGTACCGACGCATCGGCCGGGTGCTGCCGCCGGTGCGGATGAACCTGACCAAGAACATCCTGGCGACGACGCTGCTCGGGATCGTCGTCGGCTCGATGTGGGTAATGTCGCCGGAGGAAGGTCAGCCCTTCGCGTTAGCGCTGCCGTTGATGGGGCTGCTCCTCTTGAGCGGCGTCGTCGGCATCGGCATCGGCGACACGTGTTTCTTCGCGGCGCTCAACCGCATCGGGGCGCGGCGGACGCTGCTGCTCTTCATGCTCGCGCCGGTCGCCACGGCCGCGCTCGCCTGGCCCATCCTCGGCGAGTCGGTCGGCCTGTGGCAGTCCGCAGGCATCGCCATCACGGTTGGCGGGGTCGTCTGGGTCATCGCCGAGCGCAACCACACCACGTCCGACGGCCACGTCGACGCACTGGGGATCGGCTTCGCCCTTGCGGCCGCGCTGTGCCAGGCCGGCGGGGCACTCATGACCCGCTATGTCTTCGACCACGGCGACATCGCCGCCGCACCCAGCGCGATCGTCCGTATCGTCGCGGGTTCGGCCGTCCTCGTGCTCATGCTCCCGCTCGACAAGCTCCTGCCCGAGGCCGGCGGGAGCGCCGAAAACCACCCGAAACGCCCCAGCGTCAAACGCACCTGGCTGCTCGTCTGCTGCGCGATGTTCCTGGGCACGTTCCTAGGCATCTGGCTTCAGCAGGTCGCGTTCAAGAGCGACGCCAAAGTCGGCGTCGCGCAGACGCTGCTCTCCACGAGCCCGCTGTTTGTCCTGCCGATCGTCCTGTTCCTGGGCGAGCGCGTCACCTGGCGCGCCGCGGTCGGCGCAGCGATCTCGATCATCGGCGTCGCGGTGCTGTTCCTGCGCAGTGCACAGTAG